In Candidatus Methanomethylicota archaeon, the DNA window GACATATATCATCAAATCTAAGAAGGAAAACCATTGATATCACTCAGTTGGTGCTTTCTTTATACCTCATTAGCCCTGTCGAGTTTTATCTCATTTATAAGTATTTATCCTTAAATTTTCTGGAACACCTAATAATTCCTCATAAACTACTCGCTTTCTTTTCCCTCACGATAACTCATATTATTCACTAGGGCTTCTCACCTATGGCTATAATATTTTTATCTAGAATTTTGGGTGGAGGAATTAAGAGAACGCGAAATAATGATCTCAGAAAAATGTGAGAAGAGCTGTTCATTAACCTCATGATTCTTGCTTTGATTTCTCTTCCACAAGGTTCTCTAGCTCCAAATACGCGAATTTTTCTAAACCCAGCCACATAAAGAACTTGATAAAGACTGTGCTCTGTAAATCCAATCTCGTGGGTAAAATCCATATACCTACTCCTTAGATTAAATGGATTCCCCATATTGTCTGTTTTAATGAATATCTTACCACCGGATTTTAGAACGTTAAACATTAGTTTAAGGAGCTCAAGTATTTTTACTTTGGGGATATGCTCTATTACATCGTTTAAGACTATTACATCGAAGTAATCCCTCTCTCTTAAAGCCTCCTTTAGAAAATCAAAACCATCTGCTAAGATAACATTGTTGGTAATATACTTCCTTACAAAATCAACTTGTTGAGGACTTATATCTATGCCAATGAAGTTATTATAACCCATCTTCTTTAGAAAATACAGGAAATGTCCCACACCACATCCAAAATCAAGAATCCTTGCATTTTTATTCTTTGGAAGATAAGGATCATACCAATCTAGGTAACATTGGACCATGTATTCAAAAGCTTCTCTCGAAGGAATATTAACTCCTATAAAAAGTGATTCTAAATATTTCTCATATATCTCGTTCATTAAATCTCACCTTATACTATATTTTATCAAGCATCTTTAATATACTTTATTAAAGTTCTTTTAACTATATCCCATGTTCTATGTTTCAGAATAAAGATTTTGAGTTTTTTTGCATAGTATGGTTTATAGTACTCAATATTATTTAAGTAGTCGACAAGTCTTTCAATAAGTTTCTTGGATG includes these proteins:
- a CDS encoding class I SAM-dependent methyltransferase, encoding MNEIYEKYLESLFIGVNIPSREAFEYMVQCYLDWYDPYLPKNKNARILDFGCGVGHFLYFLKKMGYNNFIGIDISPQQVDFVRKYITNNVILADGFDFLKEALRERDYFDVIVLNDVIEHIPKVKILELLKLMFNVLKSGGKIFIKTDNMGNPFNLRSRYMDFTHEIGFTEHSLYQVLYVAGFRKIRVFGAREPCGREIKARIMRLMNSSSHIFLRSLFRVLLIPPPKILDKNIIAIGEKP